From a single Serratia surfactantfaciens genomic region:
- the pdxB gene encoding 4-phosphoerythronate dehydrogenase PdxB, with translation MKILVDENMPYAAELFSRLGDVQAVPGRPIPREALAGADALMVRSVTKVNEELLAGSRIGFVGTATAGTDHVDDAWLQRQGIGFSAAPGCNAIAVVEYVFSALMLLAERDGFHLRDKTVGIVGVGNVGSRLDARLKALGVRTLLCDPPRADRGDAGEFLPLEKLVAEADVLTFHTPLNKSGPYHSLHLADADLLAALPDNRILINACRGPVVDNAALLQALEKGKKLSTVLDVWEPEPDLSLPLLARVDIGTAHIAGYTLEGKARGTTQVFEAFSRHLGQPQQVALASLLPPPEFSQIRLNGPLDEARLKRLMHLVYDVRRDDAPLRKVAGQPGEFDRLRKHYQERREWSSLVVQCDDSASAELLGKLGFSVA, from the coding sequence GTGAAGATTCTGGTTGATGAAAATATGCCGTATGCGGCCGAGCTGTTCAGCCGCCTGGGCGATGTGCAGGCGGTGCCTGGCCGCCCGATCCCGCGCGAGGCGCTGGCGGGTGCCGACGCGCTGATGGTGCGTTCGGTCACCAAGGTAAATGAAGAATTGTTGGCCGGCAGCCGCATTGGCTTTGTCGGCACCGCCACCGCCGGCACCGATCACGTCGATGACGCCTGGCTGCAGCGGCAGGGCATCGGTTTTTCCGCCGCGCCGGGCTGCAACGCCATCGCGGTGGTCGAGTATGTGTTCTCCGCCTTGATGCTGCTGGCTGAACGCGACGGTTTCCACCTGCGGGATAAAACCGTCGGCATCGTCGGCGTGGGCAACGTCGGTTCGCGCCTGGACGCACGCCTCAAAGCACTGGGCGTGCGCACGCTGCTGTGCGATCCGCCGCGCGCCGATCGCGGCGACGCCGGGGAATTTTTGCCACTGGAGAAACTGGTGGCCGAAGCCGACGTGCTGACCTTCCACACGCCGCTGAATAAATCCGGCCCATACCATTCGCTGCATCTGGCGGATGCCGACCTGCTGGCGGCGCTGCCGGACAACCGCATTCTGATCAACGCCTGTCGCGGGCCGGTGGTGGATAACGCCGCGCTGCTGCAGGCGTTGGAAAAGGGCAAAAAACTGAGCACGGTGCTGGACGTGTGGGAACCGGAGCCGGACCTCTCCTTGCCGCTGCTGGCGCGGGTGGATATCGGCACTGCGCACATCGCCGGGTATACGCTGGAAGGCAAGGCACGCGGCACCACCCAGGTGTTCGAGGCTTTCAGCCGTCATCTGGGGCAGCCGCAGCAGGTAGCGCTGGCCTCGCTGCTGCCGCCGCCCGAGTTCAGCCAGATCCGCCTCAACGGGCCGCTGGATGAAGCGCGGTTAAAACGATTGATGCACTTGGTGTATGATGTGCGCCGCGATGATGCGCCGCTGCGCAAAGTCGCCGGGCAACCGGGCGAGTTCGATCGCCTGCGCAAGCACTACCAGGAGCGCCGCGAGTGGTCTTCGTTGGTCGTGCAATGCGATGACAGCGCCAGCGCCGAGCTGCTCGGCAAGCTGGGCTTCAGCGTGGCGTAG
- a CDS encoding AraC family transcriptional regulator, with amino-acid sequence MPEIRHFPESLIPAPNPVQFRCEEFNARTEFQPHSHTWGQLMWVKAGVMVLRIGGQRFLAPPEFVLWAPAGIEHSCYNQRLAQCRMVDITPALCVGMPADPCLVSVTPIFRAIAEDFYARKQYIPQAEEDLRLCQVLIDQLRLSPRQQTYLPSSDDKFLAPVLEALEHCPADNTSLAAWAARVYTTERTLSRRCQQDLGMSFSEWRQRLRFLHAVSLLEQGKTVQEVALDVGYSSASAFIVMFQQIAGTTPERFRRA; translated from the coding sequence ATGCCAGAAATCCGCCATTTCCCCGAGTCGCTGATCCCGGCGCCCAACCCGGTGCAGTTCCGCTGCGAGGAGTTTAACGCACGCACCGAATTCCAGCCGCACAGCCATACCTGGGGCCAGTTGATGTGGGTCAAAGCCGGGGTGATGGTGCTGCGCATCGGCGGGCAGCGCTTTCTGGCGCCGCCGGAATTCGTGCTGTGGGCGCCGGCCGGCATCGAACACTCCTGCTATAACCAGCGGCTGGCGCAGTGCCGCATGGTGGACATCACGCCGGCGCTGTGCGTCGGCATGCCGGCCGACCCTTGTCTGGTGAGCGTGACGCCGATATTCCGCGCCATCGCCGAGGATTTCTATGCGCGCAAGCAGTACATCCCACAGGCGGAAGAGGATTTGCGCCTCTGTCAGGTGCTGATCGATCAGCTGCGCCTGTCGCCGCGCCAACAAACCTATCTGCCGTCGTCGGACGACAAGTTTTTGGCCCCGGTGCTGGAAGCGCTGGAGCATTGCCCGGCGGACAACACCTCGCTGGCGGCCTGGGCGGCTCGGGTCTACACCACCGAGCGCACCCTGTCGCGCCGCTGCCAGCAGGATCTGGGCATGTCGTTCAGCGAATGGCGCCAGCGCCTGCGTTTCCTGCACGCCGTGTCGCTGCTCGAACAGGGAAAAACCGTGCAGGAAGTGGCGTTGGACGTCGGCTACAGCTCCGCCTCGGCGTTTATCGTCATGTTCCAGCAGATCGCCGGCACCACCCCTGAGCGCTTTCGCCGTGCCTGA
- a CDS encoding DMT family transporter — MNMLFPLLAVLIWSINAVVSKLSATAIDPAAISLYRWLLALIALTPFVLPGVLRNWAQVRANWWKLMILGLLGMVLYQSLAYYAAHSVSALFMGIIVSLIPLLTILISIVLLRIAPTVGVLLGSILSFCGLIWLVSGGQPGVLLQHGIGKGELMMLLATASYALYGVLTKRWAIALPNWQSLYVQILFGVLLLLPNFLMAQDVGLNGHNLPLVLFAGIPASIIAPFLWIQGVMRLGANTASIFMNLAPVFTAAIAVLFLHEQLHGYHLIGGGITLLGVILSQRLRTPLTRKAKAPAANAESCKEQA; from the coding sequence ATGAATATGCTCTTCCCGCTGTTGGCCGTGCTGATTTGGTCGATTAACGCCGTCGTCAGCAAACTCTCCGCCACCGCCATCGATCCGGCGGCCATTTCACTTTACCGCTGGTTGCTGGCGCTGATCGCGCTGACGCCGTTCGTGCTGCCGGGCGTGTTGCGCAACTGGGCGCAGGTGCGCGCCAACTGGTGGAAACTGATGATCCTCGGCTTGCTGGGCATGGTGCTGTATCAAAGCCTGGCCTATTACGCGGCGCACAGCGTCAGCGCGCTGTTTATGGGCATCATCGTGTCGCTGATCCCGCTGCTGACCATCCTCATCAGCATCGTACTGCTGCGCATTGCGCCGACCGTCGGCGTGTTGCTCGGCAGCATACTCTCCTTCTGCGGTTTGATCTGGCTGGTCAGCGGCGGCCAGCCCGGCGTGCTGTTGCAACATGGCATCGGCAAGGGGGAATTGATGATGCTGCTCGCCACCGCCTCTTACGCGCTGTATGGCGTGTTGACCAAACGCTGGGCCATCGCGCTGCCGAACTGGCAATCGCTGTACGTGCAGATCCTGTTCGGCGTGCTGCTGTTGCTGCCTAACTTCCTGATGGCTCAGGATGTTGGACTGAACGGCCATAACCTGCCGCTGGTGCTGTTCGCCGGCATTCCGGCTTCAATCATCGCCCCGTTCCTGTGGATCCAGGGCGTGATGCGACTGGGCGCCAATACCGCCTCGATCTTCATGAACCTGGCGCCGGTGTTCACCGCCGCCATCGCCGTGCTGTTCCTGCATGAGCAGCTGCACGGTTACCACCTGATCGGCGGCGGCATCACCCTGCTGGGCGTGATCCTGTCGCAGCGGCTGCGCACGCCGCTGACGCGTAAAGCCAAAGCCCCGGCGGCCAACGCCGAATCCTGCAAAGAACAGGCTTAA
- a CDS encoding sensor histidine kinase → MRWFNAPRSLFYQLLLFFGLPLLALGGISIYTHYFSAMSAATLAYDRTLLASARTVAERLVVREGKLAVDVPYVVLDSFERNMNDQLYYEVISPQGQSISGYDDLPSLPPHIPRSTLYPALVHFYDAEYLGRPIRVAALFQPVNESGVSGMATILVAETLESRRYLARQMMIAALLSQGTVVVLTLILAFALLKRVLKPMRKLSGIMLRRDPGELTPLPRVLPWSEMQPLLVAFNRYIERLRLMVARQERFSADASHQLRTPLTVLKTQVGVALASDRPQQWRESLQAMSATLDNTVALTDRLLHLSRLKASEHQAERKLQPVNLAQVLRDACFSRLPQARSKQIDLGFEGEAACQVAGEALLLAELCANLLDNALKYTPRQGVVTARLTQDKAVGEGVLEIEDSGPGIALQDKALALQPFHRLDNVGDQPGAGLGLALVKDITAYHGTRPELLSSAALGGLLVRVRFRLLP, encoded by the coding sequence ATGCGGTGGTTTAACGCGCCGCGTTCGCTGTTCTATCAACTGCTGCTGTTTTTTGGCCTGCCGCTGCTGGCGTTGGGCGGCATCTCTATCTACACCCACTATTTCAGCGCCATGAGCGCCGCCACCCTGGCTTACGATCGCACGCTGCTGGCGTCGGCGCGCACCGTGGCGGAGCGACTGGTGGTGCGCGAAGGCAAGCTGGCGGTCGATGTGCCCTATGTGGTGCTCGACAGCTTCGAGCGCAACATGAACGATCAGCTCTATTACGAGGTGATCTCGCCGCAGGGGCAAAGCATCTCGGGCTATGACGATCTGCCGTCGCTGCCGCCCCACATCCCGCGCTCCACGCTCTACCCGGCGCTGGTGCATTTCTATGATGCGGAATACCTCGGCCGGCCGATCCGCGTGGCGGCGCTGTTTCAACCGGTCAACGAGTCGGGCGTAAGCGGCATGGCGACCATCCTGGTGGCGGAAACCCTGGAATCGCGCCGTTACCTGGCGCGACAGATGATGATCGCGGCGCTGTTGAGCCAGGGCACGGTGGTGGTGTTGACCCTGATCCTGGCGTTCGCGCTGCTCAAGCGAGTGTTGAAGCCGATGCGCAAACTCTCCGGCATCATGCTGCGGCGCGATCCGGGCGAGCTGACGCCCTTGCCGCGGGTTCTTCCGTGGTCGGAGATGCAGCCGCTGCTGGTGGCGTTCAATCGTTACATCGAACGGCTGCGGCTGATGGTGGCGCGTCAGGAGCGCTTTAGTGCCGATGCTTCCCACCAGCTGCGCACGCCGTTGACGGTATTGAAGACCCAGGTCGGGGTGGCGCTGGCCAGCGATCGGCCGCAGCAGTGGCGTGAAAGTCTGCAGGCGATGAGCGCGACGCTGGATAATACCGTGGCGCTGACCGACCGGCTGCTGCACCTTTCACGCCTGAAGGCCAGCGAGCACCAGGCCGAGCGTAAACTGCAGCCGGTCAATCTGGCGCAGGTGCTGCGCGACGCCTGCTTCTCTCGCCTGCCGCAGGCGCGCAGTAAGCAGATCGATCTCGGTTTCGAAGGCGAGGCGGCGTGTCAGGTGGCGGGGGAGGCGTTGCTGCTGGCCGAACTGTGCGCCAACCTGTTGGACAACGCGCTGAAATACACGCCGCGTCAGGGCGTGGTGACCGCTCGTCTTACTCAGGATAAGGCGGTGGGGGAAGGCGTGCTGGAGATTGAAGACAGCGGCCCCGGCATCGCCTTGCAGGACAAGGCGTTGGCGCTGCAGCCGTTTCACCGGCTGGACAATGTGGGCGATCAGCCGGGCGCCGGTTTAGGGCTGGCGTTGGTGAAAGACATCACCGCGTATCACGGCACCCGCCCGGAGCTGCTGAGCTCCGCCGCGCTGGGCGGCCTGTTGGTGCGGGTGCGTTTCAGGTTGCTGCCTTAA
- the tctD gene encoding transcriptional regulator TctD yields MRLLLVEDHPELSHWLQKALTGAGFAVDVAPDGVAADHLLLNERYALAVLDVALPRLNGLELLARLRKRGQDLPVLLLTARTDVTDRVKGLNLGADDYLTKPFELDELEARIRALLRRSVGAAQPALQYGALTYHDEGYFLLESRPLALTPRELSVLTALMHRRGRPVAKQQLFEQVFTLSDEANPESIELYVHRLRKKLQGSDVAIVTLRGLGYSLELCNAVV; encoded by the coding sequence ATGCGACTGTTATTGGTTGAAGATCACCCCGAGCTGTCTCACTGGTTGCAAAAAGCGCTGACCGGCGCCGGGTTTGCCGTCGACGTCGCGCCGGACGGCGTGGCGGCCGACCACCTGTTGCTCAATGAACGCTATGCGCTGGCGGTGCTGGATGTAGCGCTGCCGCGTTTGAACGGGCTGGAGCTGCTGGCGCGTCTGCGCAAGCGCGGGCAGGATCTGCCGGTGCTGCTGCTGACGGCGCGCACCGACGTAACCGATCGGGTGAAAGGCCTGAACCTGGGGGCGGATGATTATCTCACCAAGCCGTTCGAACTGGACGAGCTGGAGGCGCGCATTCGGGCGTTGCTGCGCCGCAGCGTCGGCGCCGCGCAGCCGGCTTTGCAGTATGGCGCGCTGACCTACCACGACGAAGGCTACTTCTTGCTGGAGAGCCGGCCGCTGGCGCTGACGCCGCGCGAACTGTCGGTGTTGACCGCATTGATGCACCGGCGCGGCCGTCCGGTGGCCAAGCAGCAGCTGTTTGAGCAGGTGTTTACGTTGTCCGACGAGGCTAACCCGGAGAGCATCGAGCTTTACGTACACCGTTTGCGGAAAAAGCTGCAGGGCAGCGACGTGGCGATCGTCACGCTGCGCGGTCTGGGCTACAGCCTGGAACTGTGCAATGCGGTGGTTTAA
- a CDS encoding Bug family tripartite tricarboxylate transporter substrate binding protein has protein sequence MKKIMTRTFTAAALLLAANQAFAVEAPKRTECIAPAKPGGGFDLTCKLIQVSLQDTKAIDKPMRVTYMPGGVGAVAYNAIVAQRPAEFGTVVAFSGGSLLNLSQGKFGRYNVDDVKWLAAVGTDYGMIAVRADSPYKTLKDLMDAFQKDPNSVVFGAGASIGSQDWMKTALLAREVGVDPRKMRYVAFEGGGEPVTALLGNHIQAVSGDLSEMVPYLQGDKIRVLAVYAEQRLPGQLADIPTAKEQGYSLVWPIIRGFYVGPKVSDEEYQWWIDTFQKMMATDEFKQQRDLRGLFEFNMTGKELDAYVKNQVAQYREQAKVFGLAK, from the coding sequence ATGAAAAAAATAATGACCCGTACCTTTACCGCCGCCGCCCTGCTGCTGGCGGCCAATCAGGCCTTTGCCGTGGAAGCGCCCAAACGCACCGAATGCATCGCGCCGGCCAAGCCCGGCGGCGGCTTCGATCTGACCTGCAAGCTGATTCAGGTATCGCTGCAGGACACCAAGGCCATCGATAAACCGATGCGCGTCACCTATATGCCCGGCGGCGTCGGCGCGGTGGCCTACAACGCCATCGTCGCACAGCGCCCGGCGGAGTTCGGCACCGTGGTGGCGTTCTCCGGCGGCTCGTTGCTCAACCTTTCTCAGGGCAAGTTCGGTCGCTACAACGTGGACGACGTGAAATGGCTGGCGGCGGTCGGCACCGACTACGGCATGATTGCGGTGCGCGCCGACTCGCCCTACAAAACGCTGAAAGACCTGATGGACGCCTTCCAAAAAGATCCCAACAGCGTGGTGTTCGGCGCCGGCGCCTCCATCGGCAGCCAGGACTGGATGAAAACCGCGCTGCTGGCGCGCGAAGTCGGCGTAGATCCGCGCAAGATGCGCTACGTGGCGTTCGAAGGCGGCGGCGAGCCGGTGACCGCGCTGCTGGGCAACCACATCCAGGCGGTCTCCGGCGACCTGAGCGAAATGGTGCCTTACCTGCAGGGCGACAAGATCCGCGTGCTGGCGGTGTATGCCGAGCAACGCCTGCCGGGCCAGTTGGCCGACATTCCCACCGCCAAAGAGCAGGGATACAGCCTGGTGTGGCCAATCATTCGCGGCTTCTACGTCGGGCCGAAGGTCAGCGATGAGGAGTATCAGTGGTGGATCGACACCTTCCAGAAAATGATGGCGACCGACGAATTCAAGCAGCAGCGCGATCTGCGCGGCCTGTTCGAGTTCAACATGACCGGCAAAGAGCTGGACGCCTACGTGAAGAATCAGGTTGCCCAATACCGCGAGCAGGCGAAAGTGTTCGGCCTGGCCAAATAA
- a CDS encoding tripartite tricarboxylate transporter TctB family protein yields MSDRIFAGFWLLLCIGGLFIGWGIQSEYSYEPLGPRPFPLAILSLMALCAALLLLRRPQAVEWPHNKVLQRLLVLVITLVLYAWGFEWLGFPLATALLTFSIGLLFQASLPAAAISGVVMGAALYYAFDQLLDVTLPLGAWLS; encoded by the coding sequence ATGAGCGATCGTATTTTTGCCGGCTTTTGGCTGCTGCTGTGTATCGGCGGGCTGTTTATCGGTTGGGGCATCCAGAGCGAATACAGCTATGAACCGCTGGGGCCGCGCCCGTTCCCACTGGCGATCCTCAGCCTGATGGCGCTGTGCGCGGCCCTGCTGTTGCTGCGCCGCCCGCAGGCGGTGGAGTGGCCGCACAACAAGGTGCTGCAGCGGCTGCTGGTGCTGGTGATCACCCTGGTGCTGTATGCCTGGGGCTTTGAATGGCTGGGCTTCCCGCTGGCGACCGCGCTGCTGACGTTCAGCATCGGCCTGCTGTTTCAGGCCAGCCTGCCGGCGGCGGCCATCTCCGGCGTCGTCATGGGCGCCGCGCTGTATTACGCCTTTGACCAACTTCTCGATGTCACACTGCCGCTCGGCGCCTGGCTGAGCTAA
- a CDS encoding tripartite tricarboxylate transporter permease: protein MDTWMYLTQGFEVALVPQNLIIALIGCFVGTIVGLLPGLGPINGVAILLPLAFALKLPAESALILLATVYIGCEYGGRISSILLNVPGDAAAIMTALDGYPMAQQGRAGVALSISAVSSFVGSMIAIGGIILFAPLLARWSLAFGPAEYFALMVFAIACLGSMMSQNPLKSLLAALIGLGLATVGVDANTGVYRFTFDSVHLSDGVQFIVVVIGLFSVSEILLMLESTSAGQKLVRKTGRLLFNRKEAAQCAGPTLRSSVIGFFVGILPGAGATIASALTYMTEKKISGNSDTFGKGDIRGVAAPEAANNASACGSFIPMLTLGVPGSGTTAVMMGALTLYNITPGPAMFTEQPDIVWGLIAALLIANVILLIMNLPLVGLFTRMLTIPLWFLVPAIAAVSAVGVYAVHSTTFDLLLMVGLGVFGYILRKMHFPMSPLILGFVLGEMLEQNLRRALSISNGEFGILWSSSIAQTLLVLAVAVLALPPLLRLMRKRRHLATEAKAE, encoded by the coding sequence ATGGATACCTGGATGTATTTGACCCAAGGGTTCGAAGTGGCGCTGGTGCCGCAGAACCTGATTATCGCCCTGATCGGCTGCTTTGTCGGCACCATTGTCGGCCTGCTGCCGGGGCTGGGGCCGATCAACGGCGTGGCGATCCTGCTGCCGCTGGCGTTCGCCCTCAAACTGCCGGCCGAATCGGCGCTGATCCTGCTGGCGACGGTGTATATCGGATGCGAGTACGGCGGACGCATCTCGTCGATTCTGCTCAACGTGCCGGGCGACGCGGCGGCGATCATGACCGCGCTGGACGGCTACCCGATGGCCCAGCAGGGGCGCGCCGGCGTGGCGCTGTCTATTTCGGCGGTCAGCTCGTTCGTCGGCTCGATGATCGCCATCGGTGGCATCATCCTGTTCGCACCGCTGCTGGCACGCTGGTCGCTGGCCTTCGGCCCGGCGGAGTATTTCGCTCTGATGGTGTTCGCTATCGCTTGCCTCGGCAGCATGATGAGCCAGAACCCGCTGAAATCGCTGCTGGCGGCGCTGATCGGCCTGGGGCTGGCGACGGTAGGCGTCGACGCCAACACCGGCGTTTACCGCTTTACTTTCGACAGCGTGCACCTTTCTGACGGCGTGCAGTTTATCGTGGTGGTGATCGGCCTGTTCTCGGTCAGTGAAATCCTGCTGATGCTGGAGAGCACCAGCGCCGGTCAGAAGCTGGTGCGTAAAACCGGCCGGCTGCTGTTCAACCGCAAAGAGGCGGCGCAGTGCGCAGGCCCTACCCTGCGTTCGTCGGTGATCGGCTTCTTCGTCGGCATTTTGCCGGGTGCCGGCGCCACCATCGCCAGCGCGCTGACCTACATGACCGAGAAGAAAATCAGCGGCAACAGCGACACCTTCGGCAAAGGCGATATCCGCGGCGTCGCGGCGCCGGAAGCGGCCAACAACGCCTCGGCCTGCGGTTCGTTCATTCCGATGCTGACGCTGGGGGTGCCGGGCTCCGGTACCACGGCGGTGATGATGGGCGCGTTGACGCTGTACAACATCACCCCCGGCCCGGCGATGTTCACCGAACAGCCGGATATCGTCTGGGGGCTGATCGCCGCACTGCTGATCGCCAACGTCATCTTGCTGATCATGAACCTGCCGCTGGTCGGTCTGTTCACCCGCATGCTGACCATCCCGCTGTGGTTCCTGGTACCGGCGATCGCCGCAGTGTCGGCGGTGGGAGTTTATGCGGTGCACAGCACCACCTTCGACCTGCTGCTGATGGTCGGATTGGGGGTGTTCGGCTATATCCTGCGCAAAATGCATTTCCCGATGTCGCCGCTGATTCTGGGCTTTGTGCTGGGTGAGATGTTGGAGCAAAACCTGCGCCGCGCGCTGTCGATCAGCAACGGCGAATTCGGCATCCTGTGGAGCAGCAGCATAGCGCAAACGCTGCTGGTGCTGGCGGTGGCGGTGCTGGCGCTGCCGCCGCTGCTGCGCCTGATGCGCAAACGCCGCCATCTGGCGACCGAGGCCAAGGCCGAGTAA
- a CDS encoding CatB-related O-acetyltransferase, whose translation MSEKHWSQTELLHQTVTNPNIIVKGTHSYYSDCWDSGFERSVVRYLHGDAVSRQWQPLGEIDRLLIGDYVCIAAEAVILMGGNHTHRIDWLSLYPFMATIQQAYRPKGDTRLGDGCWIGMRAMLMPGVAIGEGAIVAAGSVVVGDVEPYAIVGGNPARFIRWRFAPEIIARLLALRIYDLSEAEFAAIQPLLADNDIGALERRMAALGR comes from the coding sequence ATGTCCGAAAAACACTGGTCTCAAACCGAACTGCTGCATCAGACGGTGACCAACCCGAATATCATCGTCAAAGGCACCCACAGCTACTACAGCGATTGCTGGGATAGCGGCTTCGAACGCTCGGTGGTGCGCTATCTGCACGGCGATGCGGTCAGCCGCCAATGGCAGCCGCTGGGTGAAATAGACCGCCTGCTGATCGGCGATTATGTATGCATCGCTGCCGAAGCAGTGATCCTGATGGGGGGCAACCACACCCACCGCATCGACTGGCTGAGCCTGTACCCGTTTATGGCAACCATCCAACAGGCATACCGTCCCAAAGGCGATACCCGGCTGGGCGACGGCTGCTGGATTGGCATGCGGGCGATGTTGATGCCGGGGGTAGCGATAGGCGAAGGGGCGATCGTCGCTGCCGGCAGCGTGGTGGTCGGCGACGTGGAGCCTTACGCCATCGTCGGCGGCAATCCGGCGAGGTTTATCCGTTGGCGATTCGCGCCGGAAATCATCGCGCGTTTGCTTGCCTTGCGCATCTATGACTTGTCCGAGGCGGAGTTTGCGGCGATCCAGCCGTTGCTTGCCGATAACGATATCGGGGCGTTGGAAAGAAGAATGGCGGCCTTAGGCCGTTAA
- a CDS encoding DMT family transporter, with amino-acid sequence MSLPSGVSARPALPGARLLQGSHQGYVIAIISAMLLAFTAIIIRALTEYYHLPTFVLAFWRAALVALVLLPLLLLVKPQWARLRREQVVFYALYGLLLALFNSLWTLSVALNGASVATILTYCSVGFTVFLGWVMYSERLTLRQLLVIAISLGGCFLVSNGDSMGNSHFDLLGLLVGMLSGIGYTLYTLGGRVASERGYPVWNTILYVFGFSALYQLAFNAALTAFPLAAFHGMAGSLWFLSHGAQGIQWSGWLLLLALAAGPTLLGFGLYNISLKTLPLAVANLILSLELVFTAVIAYFLLGESMNQLQLLGSALVMGGVLLLKSKTAEA; translated from the coding sequence ATGTCATTACCGTCAGGCGTTTCCGCCCGGCCGGCGCTGCCCGGCGCGCGTCTCTTGCAGGGCAGCCACCAGGGTTACGTCATCGCCATTATCAGCGCTATGCTGCTGGCTTTTACCGCCATCATCATCCGTGCGCTGACCGAGTACTATCACCTGCCGACCTTCGTGTTGGCGTTCTGGCGTGCGGCGTTGGTGGCGCTGGTGCTGTTGCCGCTGCTGTTGCTGGTGAAGCCGCAGTGGGCACGCCTGCGCCGTGAACAGGTGGTGTTTTACGCGCTTTACGGCCTGTTGCTGGCGCTGTTCAACAGCCTGTGGACGCTGTCGGTGGCGTTGAACGGCGCGTCGGTGGCGACGATCCTGACCTACTGTTCGGTGGGGTTTACCGTGTTCCTCGGCTGGGTGATGTACAGCGAACGCCTGACGCTGCGCCAGCTACTGGTGATCGCCATCAGCCTGGGCGGCTGTTTCCTGGTCAGCAACGGCGACAGCATGGGCAACAGCCACTTCGATCTGCTGGGGTTGCTGGTGGGGATGCTGTCGGGCATCGGCTATACCCTGTATACCCTCGGCGGGCGGGTGGCCAGTGAACGCGGCTATCCGGTGTGGAACACCATCCTGTACGTGTTCGGTTTTTCGGCGCTGTACCAGCTGGCGTTTAACGCGGCGCTGACGGCGTTCCCGCTGGCGGCGTTTCACGGCATGGCCGGTTCTCTGTGGTTCCTGTCGCACGGCGCACAGGGCATCCAGTGGAGCGGCTGGCTGTTGCTGCTGGCATTGGCCGCCGGGCCGACGCTGTTGGGTTTCGGGCTGTATAACATCAGTCTGAAAACGCTGCCGCTGGCGGTGGCCAACCTGATCCTGTCGCTGGAGCTGGTGTTCACCGCGGTGATCGCCTATTTCCTGCTGGGGGAAAGCATGAATCAGCTGCAGCTGCTGGGCAGCGCGCTGGTGATGGGGGGCGTGTTGCTGTTGAAAAGCAAGACCGCTGAGGCGTGA